The Leptodactylus fuscus isolate aLepFus1 chromosome 1, aLepFus1.hap2, whole genome shotgun sequence nucleotide sequence ATACTGTTTCTATAGATGACTGTAGTGCAATAGCGCACACACATCCAGGAGATTCTTTCAACACCCTTGTCTTTCTTTAGCACATGAGCAAGAAATCTTATTTGATTtcctgttaaagggaacctgtcacttgTTTTTCCACCCTTAACTGACCCCAGAATGTGCAGCCTCAACCAATGACTTTTCCTATGGCGTCGCTCACTAAGATTTCTGTTGCTGTAAGGTCAAGTTATAAGCTATTAGAACCTTAAATCAGAATCTAAAAGTTTACCTTACCCGGTCactagggtgaagcatattaaatggGTAACACCTTTTATTTTCTATGAAAATCCATaccgagatattcatttatttcagaatatgcaaatgagcactgaGGGCAGCTCCATTACTTCTAACTGCTATACCTCACAACACCCTCCTTTACCCTCCGTTCTTTTAATGTCAGGGATAGGTGAGATTTCAGTATAGCTCCCTGGCACTGTCTGTAAAAGAAGGAAGGGGGGAAAGGAGGGCGATACTGGACAATGTAGAGCGCAGCAGTTTGGATCAATGGAGCTGCCTCAGTGTTCCAGACTtctgatttgcatattgtgaaataaatgaatacaacTGCAACGGAGGAATACATTTCATAAGGAAAAAGCATTACGGTACATTTGGAGCTTGACGTATAAATGCTTCACCTAGTGACAGACACCCTTTAACTAGTGATCTGACATGATCTGCCAAaggtctgcagataaatatcttctGTGTATGGTGAGTTTTAGACTTACTTGGACTTGGTCCAACCTGGTGTTGTGAACAGGACATGTGCCCTGTATGTTCTCCCACAATCTAAGCAGGTCTCTTCCTGGTACTCTGTACACCCCCAACCCACAGAGTATCACATTCCCGCCCAAGTGTACACATATGGCAGTAAGAGACTGGTCAAGGGAATCGTTGTATGTACCTTATATGAGTTTGTAACCGGGTTTACGTATAACTTTGACATCAAATCCATGTCACATATCGTGTAATCGTGATGTAAAGACATAAGTAGATATTTACAAACTACTATACAATTTATTTCCACtgctgcataaaaaaaatattttacaaaaacGTAACTACACTTGAACGCGAGAAGAAATCCCATGTAACATAATATGCTACAAACACTGACTCTTAGCACGGATATTGGTCCTTAGGTAAAGCGATCGCCATGATTCTTGCAATAGGCAGATCTAGTTTCCTGGTTATTCGTCACCGGCCATAATGGAAATGAATTCTTGTAGATTtactaaagagaaaaaaaaatagaatacatAAATTTACAGTAAAGCCTTAAAAAATAAACTTCTGCAGTAAACCACAAAGGAGGCTCGCCTACTAGTAATGCCTCATGCAAACCAATGTGTCCACAATGGCTGTAAAATATAAAcccatatatttcaatgggcccatacacaaagACAGCATTTTTGTCAATTCATTTGATTCTATGAGTCAGTGAAAACCTCAGATGACAAACTGGCACGAAGTGGGTCATTTGTGCCATTTATACTGACCCACAGActgcacatggtcatgtgaatgaggtCTAACTGGCTGCGTGTAGAGGGATCAGGAATTTGTGACTGGTAGAGAGCCCTGGCAGTATTAGAATGGGAGCAGTGAGGGATCAGTGACCAAAGTATAGGTGGTTTTTTCTAACAGTTAGGGTCATGTCAAATGTGAACCGaccgcgcaggttttgacacagagagagatgcggctcgcGGCGTctttctctggtcaaaacccgcctgccacgaccatcgcggtcgcggctttcccctcctatgtcggctcaaatgaacgagccgtaacaggagggtgctgccgctaggcggaagccgcggcccagcgcgccgcggcttccgcctgaagataggacttgtcgcttcttttctccactagcagcagcccgccgctagctcaaaaaagaagcccggcggtctgcatagaccaccaccGCCCCTTtgccaccgtgtgaacgagccttaaTAACCATCAAAACCCCCTTTAAACTACAGTATCATTTCTAATTACATGAAAGAATAAGAAACAATGTTGCTAGACTGGGTGACCTTCAGACAGACTTACTTTCTCCATCACCATCTTTGTCGAACTCCTCAATCATAGCTCTTAGTTCTTCATCTGTCATGTTCTCACCAAGTTCTCTGGCAACTCGACGGAgatttctcaaacttatttttccTGAATCGTCGTCATCAAATAGTTTAAAAGCTTTCAGCATCTCTTCTTGGGGATCGCGGTCTAATATTAAGTCTGTCactaaaatgaaataaatatggAATTActttacctgtatatacacaaatCGGCAAGATGTAGGAGGTGAGGTTCATCAATGTACAAATATACTTCTAAAatttccaaatatttttttttggtttggcgGTGttaaaaaagtaattaaaaagtcTGTTAAATACATAAGATGATTTCTAGGCCTCATCTCACTCCCTTAGTGCAGTCAATGTAGCATATATATAGCTAGGTCACCTCTGCAACCAGGAATTTGCCCCACGGGTCAGCTAATggatgacatcagtgtgtgtggcGGGGACACAAAAAGTGGAAAGTGAAATACATGatacattgcaaaaatatttTCAGAGAAAATACCACAGGATAGACAATTAATAATTAATAGGAACCCCACCTACTACTAGAATAGGGGTCTCAATCACCCACAATCACAGCGAGAGGAAGTTTTCATAACCCTTAGCGGAGGGTGCTGCTCATTTATGGCAAGAATCATCTCCATATAAATGAGGCGCACCCTCCGCCGTGTGCCTGGAAGGAAATCTAAGTCATCTCACAGCTGGCGTACATTTTGCATCATTTATGCTAGATTTCTAATGTCAATGGACCAGGCCCCTGTGTACCCTAGCTACGCCCCCTTTTGGCATGGATGgcatagaataaaaaaaagttgcaaaatttaaTACGTAGTTAGCGTACAAGACATAATAAATCTGACAAGATCATGTCATAACAGTGCACGACACTaaagacattaaagggatcctatcatttaaacactttttttctagttgacatgtcggaatagccttaaaggggttgtcccatcacaaggatcctatctatactgcttgttaatgtggatgtaagacttttcctaaatacactgcttcagcaaaactgctttgtttgtccactatcttactttattcaattcattgttgacaaagcccttgacttatctgctcaaaagtcaagtgatgtatctgctgctctgagggggagggaggaggggctaagtgcacaggagtgagcctgtgtatctagctattcctgtgtctacaccacatgacctaggtcctgcactcagataggggagaggagctgctttcatttctgaacgtcttctgttctcccagttatcagtctagctaattcaattgtgttcattatggcagagacaggcagtctctgtatgtaacacagaatggagttgctcctgcctgtacttcatagtccaatattgtgcatatagtgtttaaggacctttgatgacatcacaggccattcagccaccccataggatcacgctatgtggtgggcggagctacacactaatttgggggtggagctaaacagcaggttgcatgtgaaaccccgcccaccaaatgatgcaaccaggaagaaagaagattttacagcagtgaagactggtgagtacgCAACATGggcatacccctttaagaaaggctattcgtctcctacctttatcagtcgcctccagcccgccgttcggtagaaataccgttttttaccggtatgcaattgagttctttcgcagcactgggggcgtccccaattctgccagagaactctctccagcaatgcctccatcttcaacagaaaCCGCCTCTTCTGTGTCTTCtttcggctggggtcacactccggtgcctgcgcagtcggctctgccatcgggatgcaggcaagagccgagtgcacaggccggccatttttttggaggccgctatgtgcgcatgcgcagtacgctcctgtagttctatggagaacaggagcgtactgcgcatgcgtgcgtaagtggcctccaaaaaatggccgctggccaacCTGTGCACTCATCTCTTGACtgtgtcccgatggcagagccgaccgcgcaggcgccggagtgtgaccacagccagaagaagacagcagaagaggcggttgctgttgaagatggaggcgtcactggcagcatttgggacacccccagtgctttcTGAGTGCtgtggcccacccccagtgctgcaaaagaactcatttgcataccggtaaaaaacggtatttctaccgaacagcgggccggaggcgactgataaaggtaggagacgaatagcctttcttaaggctattctgacgtgtcagctagaaaaaaagtgtttaaatgataggatccctttaagtgtagtAGCAATACCCATGCTCGATTGACGTTCTTTTTATTGCACTTGTGCAGTTAGGTGAAATTCTAGTGATCAATTGGGGTCCAAGTGAAGGTGGCACACAGAAAGTCACTGGCCGATCACTGACTGAAGCAGTCTATTAGTATGTGACAAATTGAAAAGGACCTGCAGGGACCTAGGAAACCTAGCAGGAACCTAGAAAGAGTCAAAAAACGGACCAGCGGTGAACTGGTGATGGGAATATGATTTTCCATTTTGTGCATAAAAATATCCCAAAGCAGTCATGTCATGCCTAGTCATTGCACAAGACAGAGGTATACCAGCAATGAGGGAAAAAAGCATTCTAATAGGGAATACATAAACTTTTTTTCAGTGCTTTCTGAAAAAACACACTCATCTATCCCTGGCGCTGTATTGTACAGTCCAGATTGGCATTCTGACCCATGTCAGGTCTCGCCATCGCCAGAAGCCAAGAggctcacgtgactgctgagacctcaGCGATTACTGGAGAGGGACACTGATCACTGATTCCTTACCAGCGACCACTGAGACCACCGATTGGTGCAGCAAGTTCCAGCACAGGAGGGAAAGGGGACTGTGATTGGACAATTGAGCTTTGGGGAGAGGTAAGTTTGTCTTTTTCTTCTGTTTAAACACACCTTAGCTGACTCAGAgtttgctccaaatcctggacaatcccaccAACAACACAAAAAATACAAGTTCAGGAaccttgtaaagaaaaaaaaaggtctcAGGATTAAGAGCTCTTACCAACTTCATTAAAATCATCAAATGTAATCCTCCCTGTTGCTTCACTATCGTAATCTTTCAGGATTTTTAATACATCTGCCTTCTTAACATCAAACCCAAGCGCTCGCATGGCCACCTGCCGAACAGAAAACATGTTAAATTATCAACTCAGGATCAGCTCAAATATTTTACCAGAAAACATTATCAAGATGAAATCTAGCTATTGGTACTAGAGTAAGACCTAGCGAGGTGAAGGCAATAAGACACACCACTGAGCATGTTGCCTTTTGGCCCCTTGTGGTATTTCTCAAATGTGAATATAGGCCATGGAAAATATATTGTCATTGCCAAGTACTCTAATAACTAAAGGAAAGCTATCAGAGCTGGTGAAGAAGGAAAACCCTCAACAGATCCTTTTTCCTTGTGATTGTGGTGGACTAAGAGCTGAAGTCCGACCAAACACAACTCCGATCATTTCTTTATGACACAAGAGAAGTTGGCCACAATGATAGTGACCCTGTAAAAATGAAACAAATTCAACTGACGGCATATTGTGAAAACCACATGCTATTGCCATCTTAGACAATTATGGACATAACATGTGTGATAGTTGTGGATCTCAGACGTGACAACCACAACTATGAATAGAATAGGGGTCTCCTGCAAACCGGAGCCCTGGCAAAGGCAGATTCTTAGCAGTAAATATTTTGGGGTGCAGATAGAGAAGCACTAGAATTTTTTGTCAAGTCATTACCTTTAATTCATGATAGTCTATTGCTTTGTCTTTGTCAGTATCAAACAGATCAAATGCATCTTTGATTTCTTGCTTCTGTTCTTCAGTAAGttccctttttttcttcttttttgttttgtcAACAGCTAAATCAgttctagtagaaaataaaagGACAAGTCATTCATAGATCAAATGCacaggtttaaaggggctctatcattgggaaatcgtgattttagatagtgatatgcctgaatagccttaatGACTTCACTTTCGGGTGTACAGAAGgactgagctactgagcatgctcagttctcctgagcactacacaagcatgctgcgcatgcgcagtacggttgGGCAgttctccacaagaaaatggcgctcaggcATGTGCAATAGCGCTCAGAacagagcgttactgcgcatgcccgagatttcaaagcGCAGGATCGAGACTACAGAcaatggaggcggttacagctACGGCGGAGGAGGGCATCACagagcacaagcaaaggagggggcgttACAAAGGTATGACACAGGGAGGATGCTCGATGGCTCTGGGGAATACCCAGGGTGCACGGACagattcatttgcatatcggttttaccgatatataaaaaaaaacaggggggtcttttcaaaaagAAGCTGAGATTTTCACCATTGCTGTAGGAGAACCAACATTTTTATTTGCCATTTATAGAAACCTtgatctgtcctggtcatgtgatggacacccaGGTGCAGGACTGACTACAGGTGCAGCCGTGTACccatgtgtacatcacatgacctggacagattgttatccactagaagtaaagaGAAGGTTCTACTAAATTACTGCAAAATTAACCTTGAAATCTATTATGAACTGATCAAGTATATTATATTGAATATTGTTGTGGAAACAGTAAGTGGCTATTGACCACTATGAATGGGCCTCCAatactttactgtgacatcataatgtcTGTATGTGACATTATTGAAGTTACTTTTTTATATGCTTTGACGTCACAAAGTACCCAGTGATATTTTCTGTGAGTACATTATCccctgtgctatgatgtcataatgGGCATTCTCccagtactgtggcatcactgtacATATttcctctttactgtgacatcactgtgtgcatattctccctgtactgtgatatcactgtacatattatccctgtactgtgacatcgcagTGTGCTTTCTCCCTATAGTGACATCGCTGTGCATATCCTCTCTGTactataacatcactgtgtgcattatccctgtactgtagcaTTGTTGTCCATAAtcaccctgtattgtgacatggctgtgcgcattctctctgcactgtgacatcgcggtgcgcattctctctgcactgtgacatggctgtgcgcattctctctgcactgtgacatcactgtgcgcattctctttgcactgtgacatcgctgtacgcattctctctgcactgtgacatcgctgtgcgcattctctctgcactgtgacatgactgtgcgCATTCTCTTTGCACTGTGACATGGCTGTGCGCattctctctgcactgtgacatgactgtgtgcattctctctgcactgtgacatggctgtgcgcattctctctgcactgtgacatcgctgtgcgcattctctctgcactgtgacatcgctgtgcgcATTCTCTttgcactgtgacatcgctgtacgcattctctctgcactgtgacatcgctgtgcgcattctctctgcactgtgacatcgcgGTGCGCATTCTCTttgcactgtgacatcgctgtacgcattctctctgcactgtgacatcgctgtacgcattctctctgcactgtgacatcgcggtgcgcattctctctgcactgtgacatcgctgtgcgcattctctctgcactgtgacatcgcggtgcgcattctctctgcactgtgacatggcTGTGCGCATTCTCTTTGCACTGTGACATGGCTGTGCGCattctctctgcactgtgaccTGGCTGTGCGCattctctctgcactgtgacatcgcggtgcgcattctctctgcactgtgacatcgcggtgcgcattctctctgcactgtgacatcgcggtgcgcattctctctgcactgtgacatcgcggtgcgcattctctctgcactgtgacatcgcggtgcgcattctctctgcactgtgacatcgcggtgcgcattctctctgcactgtgacatcgcggtgcgcattctctctgcactgtgacatcgctgtgcgcATTCTCTttgcactgtgacatcgctgtgcgcattctctctgcactgtgacatgactgtgcgcattctctctgcactgtgacatggctgtgcgcattctctctgcactgtgacatcgctgtgcgcattctctctgcactgtgacatcgcggtgcgcattctctctgcactgtgacatcgctgtgcgcattctctctgcactgtgacatggctgtgcgcattctctctgcactgtgaccTGGCTGTGCGCattctctctgcactgtgacatcgggGTGCACAttgtctctgcactgtgacatcgcggtgcgcattctctctgcactgtgacattgcTGTGCGCATTCTCTCTGCACTGACATGGCTGTGCGCattctctctgcactgtgacatggctgtgcgcattctctctgcactgtgaccTGGCTGTGCGCattctctctgcactgtgaccTGGCTGTGCGCattctctctgcactgtgacatcgcggtgcgcattctctctgcactgtgacatcgcggtgcgcattctctctgcactgtgacatcgcggtgcgcattctctctgcactgtgacatcactgtgtgcattctcCTCTGAACtgttatatcactgtgtgcattctctctgcactgtgacatcgcggtgcgcattctctctgcactgtgacatcgctgtgtgcattCTCCTCTGAACTTGCTGTTTCACCTGGTCAAGGTAGCGTGTGGCCCCATTACAAGCCTTGCTATTGCTCCATGGTTACTGAATGACCTCTTCCATGTAGTGGGCACAGATATAAGATCTGTCAGCAGTTATGCTAGTGAGCAGCTCGTATTCGCCCCCTGTCTTACCTGATCATGGCAGAGAATGAGTGTATTGGCAATAAATAGCTATATGTTTACATTGGGTCAGTATACTGAGGGCAGCAGTACATACATCTGACACCTGAACAGTCACCTACACAGCCCGCACTAGTTACATGACGTGTACCTACCATCTTCCCTGGCACACTCTCCCCATTCTGTACCTCCATGTCCCTACAGCCAGTCTTACCTCACAGCCAggctcatgtctcccctctctcCGACCTGCTAATCTGGGCACACAGGGGTCAGACAGCAAGGCCCTGAGCCCGCCCAGTAAACAATGTTTGTAATACGTGATTGGTGAAATCGTCATCACTTCCCCTTAGAAACCAGAGCGGCTTGGAAGCAACGGTGCATTGTGATTGGGTGTCATATTTGTCAATCTAAAAGGAATATTATGATTGGCTAAAAAGTAATACGTATCATAACGTATTCCCCGGCATGGATCAATACAAGTCACTGGAGATGTAAAGGGGCGGAGTTTAATGTACAGTCTTCACAGCCGGTCCCGAGTAACTCCGCCCCTATGTGTCTCCAGCAGTGTAGTGTAGCTCCAGCATATTGGCGCTGATACTAACAGAAGGAGCGGGAACTTGCGGTCACATACAGCGGATTGTACAGTGTAGTGCTGAGAGGGAGCAGCAACCTAACACCTGGCCACTACCTCACTGGTCACAGGTGTTATGTGCTGGCCAGTCTCATAATATTAAACCACTGTCACCATAAAGGCCAACCATAGTTCTGTCCTCACATCGAATAAAGAGGCcacataaggctgtgttcacatcatgCTGTATGTTTGACATAAACGTTGTCAATGGGAGTCCTGGCATATACAGCAAATGTAGCCATAGGCCTCACTGACCCAATGGAGGGTAAAACGTGATTATTTTGGCTTCTGGAATGGAAACACAAGATATAATGTCATATATAGTGGGTGCTGCCATAAACTATATGCTGCATAGTGTATGTAGAGAATGGCCATTATATACCAATCACTTACAGTGTGCTGTGGggtattcacatggtgcagtaaaaaaaacttttcaaattataattaaccccttaaggatcaggccattttttggttttgcattttcgtttttccctcctcacatttcaagagccataactttttcatttttcagttcacagagtcacatgatggcttattgtttgcgggacaaattgtactttgtaatggcaccattcaatatgctgtacaatgtactgggaagctggaaaaaaattcagaatgaggtgcaattggagaaaaaatgcatttgcgccattttcttatgggtttaatttttacagcgttcactgtttggtacaaatgacatgttacctgtgtaaaGGTTTGTTATCATGTTAGTGTGTAAAGGGTTATCAGCAGCGATAGGCTCGGgcaccgatcgctgctgttagtggcaggtcctggctgtatgatacagccggcatctgccgtgtatggagcgagctcagcgtgtgaacTCGcgccatacatccccatgcgacccatgacgtactgttacgtcatgggtcgctaaggggttaaaggggctctatcattgggaaaagtcatttttaactaatcacattcttgcacaggaaacaatagcaaaggggtgcacgatgtatcgtgcaccagcctaattagcatatgaataaaaacagacttattcagaaaccactgatgctgggttcacatcagtgcctgaactccgttttcaggtttgcagaagacggaaacctgtcatgctgacagggtcagtgagcgttttatgctctccgcggcgaaaccgtttttttttttttaaaccggacacagagtactgcatgtcagactctgtatctggttttaaaaaaacggttttgccgcggagcgcataaaacgctcaccggtgcagacggccggagacttttcaagcacattcaaatgaatgggattgaaacatgccggcaggtttccgtctcctggttctgttttgtgcaggaaacggtagCCTGCAGAACAGAGTATGGGCACAGATATGATCAAgccctgaggcaatctacatactaaaggtagatgtggaatagactttctaaagcctgtgcaaggatgtgattagttaaaaatgacttttcccagtgatagatccCCTAGGGATTGTCCATGATATGAAGATTTATAAactgatgacccatccacagAATATACCTAAAAGCAGCTCCCCCATTATCGCTCTCCACCaaactttaggctaaggacccacgtagtgagctgcagtaaaaaaaagcgcttttcacagaaattcagcagagttttcttcaattatacttatggggaaaccgccagtgtttatgaaggtgtaattgacatcctgcgatttgcaaaaacaacGCAACTGTttctgaaattgcagcatgttcactgcggatatttttcttcaatgtgtagatgggttgaggcccggttcacatctgcatttgggtttttgtttggggagtctgcttggggaccctgaacggaaacctataggcataaaaaagcggttacctaaggaaacccacggaccgcatagactataatggagtctgtatgCTTTTCACACAAAACATGCctggcgaatccgcctgaagacattgCCGACTAGGCCggttcatttggacctaatccggattGTAGTGTgagactggatgccgttgcactgcacCATCCaatcgcggctacccgtattttggaccggaaccttaggcggcctccgtgtcaaattccagtccaaaataccccgtctaAACCCGGCCTTACAGTGGACACAATGCAGTCAGACAGTAATGTTCTCCTGGTATCCACCAAACGCAGACTCATCCATCAGACTGCCATACAGAGAAGTGAGATTCTCCAATGCTCCAGACTCCGCCGATCCTCCTGGATGTCTGTGTCATTCACTCTCAGTTTCAAGGAAACAGAAATCCTGTTCTCTAAAACCAAATATTTCCAGTTTTCCTAAGGAAACCACAGAATTTTAAAATTAATGAACTACAGGAAAAAGAAAAGAGGTAGGGAAAAGCACTTTGGTAATAATACCACTAGATGGCAGGATTTCATTTGGTTTTGAATACATAacaactttttccatttttgtcttCATTCAC carries:
- the CETN3 gene encoding centrin-3, encoding MSLAVRTDLAVDKTKKKKKRELTEEQKQEIKDAFDLFDTDKDKAIDYHELKVAMRALGFDVKKADVLKILKDYDSEATGRITFDDFNEVVTDLILDRDPQEEMLKAFKLFDDDDSGKISLRNLRRVARELGENMTDEELRAMIEEFDKDGDGEINLQEFISIMAGDE